A single region of the Procambarus clarkii isolate CNS0578487 chromosome 94, FALCON_Pclarkii_2.0, whole genome shotgun sequence genome encodes:
- the LOC123747203 gene encoding uncharacterized protein — translation MTSKSFASLLVFTMLLMLMMVPLARARIFGMEDMTEDSQEETRSVSLSSRDHTNCCIRQAKMKNIGVSDATGEEILIDVGHCRKHCSRKQQLKRVEFERLLLENPEMDPRLLFLLNSGQQRGSPSCPEEEACTASESRVERLATTEGVVSVTVTEACQCQPRPHSCRRQPRPVTLHKGTPLQTTIDLGDCQGHCFHELGCKAIKSKTVSVEGPNGSECVSVVEECGCESSCYRAALYQHLYNYTTPDEPTIQVIDVGTCIGECDTMPEDHCVFRESSGGCMMSLVKRSSRCSPTGINNINITQADGSKRTLTTVTHCGCH, via the exons ATGACTTCAAAAAGTTTCGCGTCCCTTTTGGTGTTTACGATGCTTCTGATGCTTATGATGGTTCCTCTTGCAAGAG CAAGGATCTTCGGGATGGAGGACATGACAGAAGACTCCCAAGAGGAGACCCGAAGTGTGAGCCTGTCTTCACGAGACCACACCAACTGCTGCATTCGCCAGGCCAAGATGAAGAACATTGGAGTCTCAG ATGCTACCGGCGAGGAGATTCTAATTGACGTGGGTCACTGCCGGAAGCACTGCAGCAGAAAACAGCAGCTTAAAAGGGTCGAATTCGAACGTCTACTTTTGGAGAACCCTGAAATGGACCCGCGACTG TTATTCCTATTGAATTCTGGCCAACAACGTGGAAGCCCGTCGTGCCCAGAGGAGGAGGCGTGCACAGCGTCTGAGTCGCGAGTGGAGCGCCTGGCGACGACGGAGGGCGTGGTGAGCGTGACGGTGACAGAGGCATGTCAGTGTCAGCCACGACCCCACTCCTGCCGTCGCCAGCCAAGACCCGTCACCCTCCATAAGGGTACTCCGCTCCAAACTACTATCGACCTTGGTGACTGCCAAGGTCATTGCTTTCATG AATTGGGTTGTAAAGCAATCAAGTCGAAGACAGTATCAGTGGAAGGTCCAAATG GATCagagtgtgtgtctgtggtggaggagtgtggttgtgagtCCTCCTGCTACCGGGCCGCCCTCTACCAGCACCTCTACAACTACACCACTCCCGACGAACCCACCATCCAG GTAATTGATGTCGGTACCTGCATTGGGGAATGTGACACGATGCCAGAAGATCATTGTGTCTTCAG GGAGTCGAGCGGCGGGTGCATGATGTCCCTGGTAAAGAGAAGCTCGAGGTGTTCTCCCACAGGCATAAATAACATCAATATTACACAAGCAGACGGTTCCAAGCGTACcctcaccactgtcacccactgtGGCTGTCATTGA
- the LOC123747204 gene encoding bone morphogenetic protein 8A isoform X3: protein MSEPGVRRWYNEPPQYMLDLYNEVADSSGLTRLPGPYGATIVRAFSEKDRSRDSLFSFSVTGLGANEHVLEVEFHVHYSRLPKAERHLLEDNIYMMEVERVSEMGSQALVKEHVAAHSSGWRVFKVGGDVVNRDFGSGLDESSGGIVGASGGVVDPSGGVVGPSATSDQDQIRVTLQVTATTLAGHPLPLTLHHGSHGTHQPLLVLFTSHPDGNNTITTPLPIPEVRKTFESPSANRVRRSLDEDRVPRIPSGCERRDMYVDFDAIGWSSWIVYPKSYNAYQCTGQCSFPLGQNLNPTNHATVQSIIHHSGEFPEVQRPCCVPSAYGNLSLLFYDAEENVVLKQYNQMVAMQCGCH from the exons ATGTCTGAGCCTGGAGTGCGCAGATGGTATAATGAGCCACCACAGTACATGCTTGACCTCTATAATGAAGTAGCAGACTCCAGCGGACTTACGCGCCTCCCTGGGCCCTATGGCGCCACAATCGTCAGAGCCTTCTCAGAGAAAG ATAGAAGCCGAGACTCGCTCTTCTCGTTTTCCGTGACCGGACTTGGGGCAAATGAGCACGTGTTGGAAGTCGAGTTTCACGTTCATTACTCACGGCTTCCAAAGGCAGAGAGGCACTTACTGGAAGATAACATTTACATG ATGGAAgttgagagggtgagtgagatggGCTCCCAGGCACTGGTGAAAGAACACGTGGCAGCACACAGTAGTGGATGGCGAGTTTTTAAAgtgggtggtgatgtggtgaaccGCGATTTTGGTAGTGGTTTAGATGAGTCCAGTGGTGGTAtagtgggtgccagtggtggtgtggtggacccaagtggtggtgtggtgggccctaGTGCGACGAGTGACCAAGACCAGATAAGAGTGACCCTTCAAGTGACAGCAACAACCTTGGCGGGACATCCCTTGCCACTCACGCTGCACCATGGATCCCATGGAACGCACCAACCTCTGCTTGTCCTCTTCACTTCCCACCCTGACGGCAACAACACGATTACAACACCACTTCCTATCCCAG AGGTGAGGAAAACATTCGAGAGCCCCTCAGCCAACCGCGTCCGCCGCTCGCTGGATGAAGACCGCGTCCCTCGTATTCCCTCTGGGTGTGAGCGGAGAGACATGTACGTGGATTTTGACGCCATCGGCTGGTCGTCATGGATCGTGTACCCCAAGAGTTACAATGCATATCAATGCACCGGGCAGTGTAGTTTTCCACTAGGCCAAAATCTTAATCCGACTAATCACGCCACAGTACAAAGCATTATTCACCACAGCGGCGAGTTTCCTGAGGTCCAGCGGCCCTGTTGCGTCCCGTCGGCATATGGTaatctttctctcctcttctacgATGCCGAAGAAAATGTTGTCCTTAAGCAGTATAATCAGATGGTTGCCATGCAATGTGGATGTCATTAG
- the LOC123747204 gene encoding bone morphogenetic protein 8A isoform X2 translates to MAFGMSEPGVRRWYNEPPQYMLDLYNEVADSSGLTRLPGPYGATIVRAFSEKDRSRDSLFSFSVTGLGANEHVLEVEFHVHYSRLPKAERHLLEDNIYMMEVERVSEMGSQALVKEHVAAHSSGWRVFKVGGDVVNRDFGSGLDESSGGIVGASGGVVDPSGGVVGPSATSDQDQIRVTLQVTATTLAGHPLPLTLHHGSHGTHQPLLVLFTSHPDGNNTITTPLPIPEVRKTFESPSANRVRRSLDEDRVPRIPSGCERRDMYVDFDAIGWSSWIVYPKSYNAYQCTGQCSFPLGQNLNPTNHATVQSIIHHSGEFPEVQRPCCVPSAYGNLSLLFYDAEENVVLKQYNQMVAMQCGCH, encoded by the exons GCATTTGGTATGTCTGAGCCTGGAGTGCGCAGATGGTATAATGAGCCACCACAGTACATGCTTGACCTCTATAATGAAGTAGCAGACTCCAGCGGACTTACGCGCCTCCCTGGGCCCTATGGCGCCACAATCGTCAGAGCCTTCTCAGAGAAAG ATAGAAGCCGAGACTCGCTCTTCTCGTTTTCCGTGACCGGACTTGGGGCAAATGAGCACGTGTTGGAAGTCGAGTTTCACGTTCATTACTCACGGCTTCCAAAGGCAGAGAGGCACTTACTGGAAGATAACATTTACATG ATGGAAgttgagagggtgagtgagatggGCTCCCAGGCACTGGTGAAAGAACACGTGGCAGCACACAGTAGTGGATGGCGAGTTTTTAAAgtgggtggtgatgtggtgaaccGCGATTTTGGTAGTGGTTTAGATGAGTCCAGTGGTGGTAtagtgggtgccagtggtggtgtggtggacccaagtggtggtgtggtgggccctaGTGCGACGAGTGACCAAGACCAGATAAGAGTGACCCTTCAAGTGACAGCAACAACCTTGGCGGGACATCCCTTGCCACTCACGCTGCACCATGGATCCCATGGAACGCACCAACCTCTGCTTGTCCTCTTCACTTCCCACCCTGACGGCAACAACACGATTACAACACCACTTCCTATCCCAG AGGTGAGGAAAACATTCGAGAGCCCCTCAGCCAACCGCGTCCGCCGCTCGCTGGATGAAGACCGCGTCCCTCGTATTCCCTCTGGGTGTGAGCGGAGAGACATGTACGTGGATTTTGACGCCATCGGCTGGTCGTCATGGATCGTGTACCCCAAGAGTTACAATGCATATCAATGCACCGGGCAGTGTAGTTTTCCACTAGGCCAAAATCTTAATCCGACTAATCACGCCACAGTACAAAGCATTATTCACCACAGCGGCGAGTTTCCTGAGGTCCAGCGGCCCTGTTGCGTCCCGTCGGCATATGGTaatctttctctcctcttctacgATGCCGAAGAAAATGTTGTCCTTAAGCAGTATAATCAGATGGTTGCCATGCAATGTGGATGTCATTAG